The genomic segment AAGAAAGATTCAAGGAAATCACAAAGTAAAAGTGAAAACCCACCAAACCTTGTCTGAATGATGAAGTGTGTAGAAGATAAAGCAAAAAAGAGAAGCTTGTATCAAGCAGCAAGTGCTGAATACTGCAGAAAGGCTAGAATATGGAAAATGCATGAAAAAATACTGTACTATAAAAGAAAATCCAAAATATTTTACAAGTACACAAAGAATGAAAGAGAAGCTGGAAAATGAGAGACCAAAAGGAGCAAACGGACAGAGATACAAATTAGGAGGAATTAGGCCAGTCAACTCTTCACACCTGCTCCATCATTGTATGAGATCAGAGTTATTTGATTGTAAATAGAAACACAAAAATAAGATTACAGATCTTGTACATGCAACATTTGTAGACCCATTGGCTACATTCTTGGCTTCAACTGTTCCGATGGCATTTGTGTATTGTTTTTACCAATTTGTAGTCCTAATTATTCATTCAGGTATCAAGGGAAAATATTTAACTACTTACCACTCCAAAGCTAAAAAGATCTGATTTTGGTGTAATCTCCCCACGTAAAGCCTCTGGAGCCATATATGCTGTTGTGCCTACAACCTTATCAGTCATTACAGTCTGTGTTAATTGTGATGCAGCCCGAGCAAGTCCAAAGTCTGAAATTTTAGGAACAAACAAAGCATCCAACAAGATATTTGCACTGAAAAACAAAATGATCAAAGAATAACTTGAGGAACTTTAATTTATTTGAGAAAAGCAAGTTTTATTGCTTCTGTAGTTACACATGTATGCTAGTGTTCATATGGTGTTTGAAAACATATGGTGTTCATATGGTGTTTAGAATAGTTAAACTGATTTACCATCATGTTTTGTGCTCAATGCAGTATACTAAATAGTCATTCTcagaaatatatattaattaGAAACACAGGTTTGAAGATCCCTGCATTTGCCAATGGACATGAAAACCACCAAATTCAaagtgctgaaaatctgaaataaaaacaaaaaatgctggaaacactctacAAGATAAGGTGGTATttgggagaaagagaagtaaATTTATCGGGTCTTCATCCAGACTCGTAAAATGAAAGCCTATCTGGGGTGACCAGAGCACTTTAACAACAGGTCTTGTCCTGTCTTTATCCTATGGAGTTAGCGGTGTAATTCTCTTTAGCTGATTATAATGTCTGCCTCCTTGCAGTATCTGATTAAAAAAGCACGACAGGTGCAATTGTCAGAATTTCATCCGCAGTTGGTCAACATTGTATTCACTTCCACATACGAAGCTTCACTAATATGTTTGTGGATGCCTAATGAGAATGAGATGAAAAGTATAAAACTTACAGGGAAGTTAATGGAGTCTGGAGTTTTCCTGTCAGACAAGCAGTATGTTCCATTCTGCCATGATGGTGACAGAGTGGGATTATTGTGTTCATGCCCACTGGCTTCCAATACACTTTTCACCCTTGTGACTGTGCATCGTAGAGCACTCAGCTCTGAAGGGCATGATAGGTCAAAGATCTTTCAACAGTGGAGGTATCATTAAAATAGAGCCCCTTAAAATGTATGACACAGTGTTTATTCAGAATACTAAGCAGCAAATATGAGAACAGGATGCCTTGCAGCTCTCAACTTGGGAAAGCCAATTGGTATAAAAGATGGGGAGGAACAGAGTGTGGTTAACAGCCGAAATGACTATATTACAAATTTAAGACCACTGTAAAATATTTCTTATTACTGATTTTCATTATGTTTTTCTTCTTGCATTCACACTCTCATCTTTAGGCAATCAGACATCTCCACATGTTAACAGGGAAATAATTTCTAGCAATAATCAAAATTTCCTTCCCTATCAAGAGTCACCATCTGGAGGGAAGGCTGAGAGTGAAGGGCACTGAGCAGAGATTTAATTCAGCTTCTATAGTTTATTTTTGTCCTCCATTTGCCTGGCTGTTAAGTTACAAAGTAATGTTGGTGCACTTATTTGATTATAATATAATTTTCTAACTTCTGCCTGGCTATTAATTCAAAACTAATTTTTCTTTATTCTCAAATGAAATATAAAAATGGCCATCTCTTTGTAATTCTGACTGGCAAATACCTGGCAACTTCCTTGTTCAGGAAACATAGAATTACATAATTCTCCATCAATGCTCCTTTGAGAATTACCCATCATTGGACATCCCTGGGCCCAAAACAGTCTGAATGGCAGTGAAGTGATTTAATTTCATCCTTGCTCTCATCACATGGCACTGGCCCTCCATGTTAATTCCCAGTTTTCAGCCAATCCCCTGATCCACTGTTTTAATGGCAGACCACTACCATCTGCTATCTTACCTTATGTCCTCACCATATCCCCAATGAAAACACTAATCTGTGGTTCCCTTCCTTACTGACTGCTAAAATTGCCAGGTTGCAGTCATCCAAACCAACTGCTTCACCTTTGGTCCATGATCCTTACTCCCACATTCTATGATGAACCTCTGTTCCTAATCAAGTGTTTGTTTCAACTTACTATATGCCTATAATAAGCTAACTCATTTCTACCTCTATGATGTTAGATTTTTGGGTGGCAAGGTGGGGATGTGTCTCTACTAAAGGTGGTGTAAGGCAGtccttccctccattagcctgcagatcatccttgggcaaggtgtagcacatgGTTAGCcctccaatcagggtcacgtgaagctatgggagcaggtggtggatggtcatatatgCAGCCAGTGCATAACACAAGTCTTGGTAATGCGACcagtgacaccaggcagacaatttctgaagaattttgataatggctggggtcaccagtcttgtaaagacactgcccagaagaaggcaaaagcaagtgacttctgtagaaaaaattgccaagaacaatcatagtcatggaaagaccattatcacctatgtcatatgacacagcatatAACAAACGATGTTAGATTATAACTGATAATTACAAATGCTGAGATGCAATATTATTAGCtaaaaataaaaactataaactTAATTAGAAAGATcactgatctgaaatgttaaccctgtttctctctgcatagatgctgactgacctgttcagtatttccagaatttgctgtttTACTTCAAATAGCGTCTGTagtgttttgttttttttggaTTAATTCACTGGCAGTTGCATATTGGTTAACAAGATGAGTGAATATATTTTGTTTTGGAATGCTTCTAATAACAATAGTTTCTCTAGCTAGTGTTTTCCAAATCATCTTTACATTAATGACAAGAAAATACTATAAATGCAACACAGGAAATGCAAACAAACAGTAGAAATATTAAAGACATTCTTTACCTCTTTACATCGCGGTGTATATGATTATTTTCATGCAAGTATTTTAACCCATTGGCTGTGCCTAAAGCAATGCTGCACCTTCTGTGCCATGTAATTGGAGGTGTCTTTCCCTGGAAAGGTTTCAGAATATTGACCAATAAGTGAAGGTCACTGTAAATCAATCAGTATTTTCAATGACTATGAAGATCACTATTTTATAACTTTTATCGAGGATAAATGTGGTTACCAAGCATGCTAATCTGTCCAGCAATGACCCATTGGGCATGTAGGCATATACCAGACAGGGATGTTCCCAATCATTGGAAAAACCAAGTAACTCGACCAAGTTTTCATGTTGACATCTACAAATGTATTGCATGAGAGTTATTGTCAAAGTTCAAAAAATTACTTAACAGATTAATCAGAGTATCAACAGTTAATTATAAAAGCATACTATACCTTGCTAATGTTTTAACTTCTTGAAGGAACTGATGCTTTAGCTCTTCAGGACTGATGTTATGGTGATGAGATGGCTGTGGAAAAAAAGACCAAGTTTATAATTGGTTTATAAATAAGTTCTAGCACCAATTTTCACAATCTTTTCTACATCAAATAGATGGGAAAACAATCAAAAGACATTGCATGCTCTTTTGATGAAGAAAATTTAATTCATTAACAGTAAACAGCATAATTCATATACCCATGTCATTACAGAACGATGTACCTCTGTAACTTTTGataatttatttttttgttttaccACTTCTAATATCCTAAATATTGGATAATCAAGTGAGAGTCATGATAGACAGACTCGGTTTACTTGACACATCTTATAATCAAAAAAATTCTATAATGCagacataaacaagagaaaatctgcagatgctggaaatcctagcaacacacacaaaatactggaggaactcagcaggccaagcagcatctatagaaaagagtatcatcgacgtttcgggctgagacccttcctcagttcTGGAGTTTgtgacctaaattaattacaaatataaaacacaaaataattgattgcccaAGTATTCACattctttaatatgacacatcaaatcatcactggtgcagccaattggttttagaagtcacataattagctaAATGGCGATCACCTCTGTGCAGTCAATGTGTTTCAATTGATTTTAGCAAAAGTAcaactgtatctggaaggtccaaccgcTGGTGAGtcggtatcctggcaaaaactacaccttgaagacaaaagaacactccaagcaactccatgaaaaggttattgaaaagcacaagtcagaagatagatacaagaacatttccaagtcactgaatatcccttggagtgcagttaagtcaatcatcaagaaatggaaagaatatggcacagctgtaaatctaactagagcaggccatcctcaaaaactgagtgaccatgcaggaaggggactagtgagggaggcctccAAGTCACAGTTTtatggagagtggcaaagagaaagccactgttgaaaaaaaacactcacatgaaatcttggctagagtttgccagaggcatatgggagactctgaagtcagctggaagaaggctgatgaaaccaaaattgagcatttGACCAGCAGACTAAATaatatgtttggcataagccaaacaccaaacatcatcaaaaatacactatccctaccgtgaagcatggtggcggctgcatcatgctgtggggatgcttcactgcagcaggccctggaaggtttgtgaagataagagggtaaaatgaatgcagcaaaatacagggaaatcctggaggaaaacctgatgcaagagaactgcgacttgtgagaagatttgttttccggcAAGATAATGACCCCAAGGCATGAAGCCAAAGCTATACCAGaatggcttaaaacaacaaagttaatgtcctggagtggccatgtcagaatccagacctcaatccaattgagattttgtggctggacttgaaaagtactgttcactcacaatccccatgcaatctgacagagcttgagcaggtttgtacagaagaatggggaaacattgcagtgttcagatgtgcaaagctgatagagacctatccacacagactaaaggctgtaattgcttccaaaggtgcatttactacatactgacttgaaggaggtgagtaattatgcaatcaattattttgtgtttaataattgtaataaatttagactaatttgtagaaatttatCTTCACTCTGACacaagtcttttctgttgatcagtatcaaaaagtCAAAttcaatccactgtgattcaatgttgtaaaacaataaaacatgagtaCTTCCACATGAATATGAATATGTAAAcatgaatactttttgtaggcactgtaACTGCTAAGTAATGGCCTGTCATTTAAAATTGAGGTGAATAGAATTTCCTTCTTTGAGGGTAGTGTATGACTAGAAATATCTGACTACAAGgatggtggaggccaaatcattattTAAGATACAGATGGATAAAT from the Mobula birostris isolate sMobBir1 chromosome 9, sMobBir1.hap1, whole genome shotgun sequence genome contains:
- the LOC140202561 gene encoding interleukin-1 receptor-associated kinase 4-like isoform X3, whose product is MSVQFHAVAVRSPSHHHNISPEELKHQFLQEVKTLARCQHENLVELLGFSNDWEHPCLVYAYMPNGSLLDRLACLGKTPPITWHRRCSIALGTANGLKYLHENNHIHRDVKSANILLDALFVPKISDFGLARAASQLTQTVMTDKVVGTTAYMAPEALRGEITPKSDLFSFGVVLLEIITGLKAVDEHREPQLLLDIKEEIDEEEKTVEDYVDKKMHDWNSVSIKKMYLTARQCLNEKKNKRPNITEVYNSLKETSVTSQ